The Deltaproteobacteria bacterium genome has a segment encoding these proteins:
- a CDS encoding carboxymuconolactone decarboxylase family protein, whose protein sequence is MTEKTMMEILRAECPGAADALGAFFAALVAQPALDEKTKQLVYVAAAAAAGHVRAVPAHAARLRALGATRQEVLEALLMTLPAAGFGPLSQCLPVAMAVFDA, encoded by the coding sequence ATGACAGAGAAGACCATGATGGAGATCCTGCGCGCCGAGTGCCCGGGTGCGGCGGACGCGCTGGGGGCGTTCTTCGCCGCGCTCGTGGCGCAGCCGGCGCTCGACGAGAAGACGAAGCAGCTCGTCTACGTCGCCGCGGCCGCGGCGGCGGGCCACGTGCGCGCCGTCCCGGCACACGCGGCACGCCTGCGGGCGCTCGGAGCGACCCGCCAGGAGGTGCTCGAGGCGCTCCTCATGACGCTGCCCGCGGCCGGCTTCGGGCCGCTCTCGCAGTGCCTGCCCGTCGCCATGGCGGTGTTCGACGCCTAG